Proteins from a genomic interval of Salvelinus alpinus chromosome 7, SLU_Salpinus.1, whole genome shotgun sequence:
- the LOC139581314 gene encoding sodium/hydrogen exchanger 6-like, with product MFNMGYNKFRVNATRKMSKTLALTVLTCLSFCISVCRAEDSAMENIVTERKVEDNHRQDSADLLIFIMLLTLTILTIWLFKHRRFRFLHETGLAMIYGVLVGVVLRYGIHVPRDISNVTLSCHVNASPPTLLVNVSGKFYEYSLKGEISPSEINDVQDNEMLRKVTFDPEVFFNILLPPIIFHAGYSLKRRHFFRNMGSILAYAFLGTVISCFIIGLLMYGCVTLMKQVGQLDGDFFFTDCLLFGAIVSATDPVTVLAIFNELQVDVDLYVLLFGESVLNDAVAVVLSSSIVAYQPEGDNSHTFEVMAMLKSFGVFLGVFSGSFALGVATGVMTALVTKFTKLRDFQLLETALFFLMSWSTFLMAEACGFTGVVAVLFCGITQAHYTFNNLSPESQDRTKQLFELLNFLAENFIFSYMGLALFTFKNHIFNPTFIVGAFLAVFLGRAANIYPLSFLLNLGRRNKISSNFQHMMMFAGLRGAMTFALSIRDTATYARQMMFTTTLLIVFFTVWVCGGGTTQMLSCQHIRVGVDSDADNTMSITEGSERRSTKHESAWLFRIWYNFDHNYLKPILTHSGPPLTVTMPACCGPLARCLTSPQAYENECQLKDDDSDLILTDGDISLTYGDITVSTDASGAHTSAGPAGTTSAVISADDLDRELTYGDHELVMRGTRLVLPMDDSEPPLADPRHRMRM from the exons ATGTTCAACATGGGTTACAATAAATTCAGAGTCAACGCTACTCGGAAGATGTCGAAGACGTTAGCCTTGACCGTTCTAACTTGTTTGTCGTTCTGCATCAGTGTTTGCAGGGCAGAGGATAGTGCCATGGAGAACATCGTAACAGAGAGGAAGGTTGAAGATAACCACAGACAAGACAGTGCCGACCTGCTGATTTTCATCATGCTCCTAACCCTTACGATTTTAACTATATGGTTATTCAAGCACCGTCGTTTCAGGTTTTTGCATGAAACGGGACTAGCTATGATCTATG gtgtgCTGGTTGGGGTGGTCCTGCGCTATGGTATCCACGTACCCCGTGACATTAGTAACGTCACCCTCAGTTGCCATGTCAATGCCAGCCCGCCCACACTGCTCGTCAACGTCAGTGGCAAGTTTTACGAGTACAGTCTGAAGGGTGAGATCAGCCCCTCTGAGATCAATGATGTACAAGACAACGAGATGCTTCGCAAG GTGACCTTTGATCCCGAAGTGTTCTTTAACATCCTCCTGCCCCCCATCATCTTCCATGCCGGCTACAGTCTGAAGAGG AGACACTTCTTCAGGAACATGGGGTCCATCCTAGCCTATGCCTTTCTGGGAACAGTCATATCATGTTTCATCATTGG TTTGCTGATGTATGGCTGTGTCACGCTGATGAAGCAAGTGGGACAGCTTGACGGGGACTTCTTCTTCACTGACTGCCTGTTGTTTGGAGCCATCGTCTCTGCTACTGACCCCG TGACGGTGCTGGCCATCTTCAACGAGCTGCAGGTGGACGTGGATCTGTACGTTCTGCTGTTTGGAGAGAGCGTTCTCAACGACGCCGTGGCTGTGGTGCTGTCCTC GTCCATCGTGGCGTACCAGCCGGAGGGGGACAACAGTCACACCTTTGAGGTGATGGCCATGTTGAAGTCTTTCGGGGTGTTCCTGGGTGTTTTCAGTGGATCATTCGCCCTGGGGGTGGCCACCGGGGTCATGACAGCACTC GTCACTAAGTTCACTAAGCTGAGAGACTTCCAGCTCCTGGAGACGGCTCTCTTCTTCCTCATGTCCTGGAGCACCTTCTTAATGGCTGAGGCCTGTGGCTTCACAG GTGTGGTGGCGGTGCTGTTCTGTGGGATCACTCAGGCTCACTACACCTTCAACAACCTGTCCCCTGAGTCCCAGGACAGGACCAAACAG TTGTTTGAGCTGCTGAACTTCCTGGCGGAGAATTTCATCTTCTCCTACATGGGTCTGGCGTTGTTCACCTTCAAGAACCACATCTTCAACCCCACCTTCATCGTCGGGGCTTTC CTGGCAGTGTTCCTGGGAAGAGCAGCCAACATCTACCCCCTGTCCTTCCTGCTCAACCTGGGACGCAGGAACAAGATCAGCTCCAACTTCCAACACATGATGATGTTTGCTG GTCTGCGCGGGGCGATGACCTTTGCCCTTTCCATCCGGGACACGGCTACGTACGCCCGTCAGATGATGTTCACCACCACCCTCCTCATCGTCTTCTTCACTGTGTGGGTCTGTGGAGGGGGAACCACTCAGATGCTCTCCTGCCAGCACATACG TGTTGGAGTCGATTCGGACGCAGataacaca ATGAGCATTACAGAGGGATCAGAGCGGCGGAGCACCAAACACGAGAGTGCCTGGCTCTTCAGGATCTGGTACAACTTTGACCACAA CTACCTGAAGCCCATCCTGACCCACAGCGGCCCCCCACTCACCGTCACCATGCCTGCCTGCTGTGGACCACTGGCCAGATGTCTCACCAGCCCACAGGCCTATGAG AACGAGTGCCAGCTGAAGGACGACGACTCGGACCTCATCCTGACAGACGGGGACATCAGCCTGACCTACGGTGACATCACTGTGAGCACGGACGCCAGCGGCGCCCACACCAGTGCCGGGCCCGCGGGCACCACCTCCGCCGTCATCTCCGCTGACGACCTGGACCGCGAGCTGACGTACGGGGACCACGAGCTGGTGATGAGGGGTACTCGTCTTGTCCTGCCCATGGACGACTCCGAGCCCCCGCTCGCCGACCCACGACACCGCATGCGGATGTGA